The following DNA comes from Cololabis saira isolate AMF1-May2022 chromosome 7, fColSai1.1, whole genome shotgun sequence.
CACTCGTACGCGCGGGGGATGTTTATCTTCAGTCTGACAGGAGCTATGGCCTTGTTTGGTCAAGGCGGTCGATCCCAGGAGCCCTGGTGAGAAGCCAGTACCGTCACTAGAAATAGTAGAAGAGGAATGTCTCATAAGTCAAGAGAAGGAGTACGAGCGCTGGGCTTATTTATGTCAGCATTTAAAACATAGAGCGCCTGTGCATGAAGAGTGCGCTTTAAAGGGCCTGTGTTagtaagaaaagggaaaatagCAAGGTAAATAATGTGGTTACGGGGCATAAACCAATGCTTGACTAGCTTATTTTTTTACCAAAAggaaagtttgtttgttttcctgtGGTAGTATTTAAAGTATTGAGTCGGACAAAAGAAAATCATGAGGAGCCCACTTCAAGCATAGCAACATGATGTTAGATACTGTTTACTGCGTTCTCATGAGAAACAGAGGAATCTCATGAGAGATGGGATCTCAGAGCTTAGTGCTGTCCTCGTGTCACAGAGCAGTCCTgctcactagggatgggcggtacggactaaaaaatgtatcacgataatttctggcatttatcctgataacgattaaaattacgataaaaaaaaataaaaaataaatctatctcactctcagatccgccatgtttgttacacaaaaacgtcatcaatgggaatttatctttctttctttctttctttctttctttctttctttctttctttctttctttctttctttctttctttctttctttctttctttctttctttctttctttctttctttctttctttctttctttctttctttctttctttctttctttctttctttctttctttctttctttctttctttcaggctcatttcattctttctttctttctttctttctttctttcaggctcatttctttctttctttctttctttctttctttctttctttctttctttctttctttctttctttctttctttctttctttcaggctcatttcattctttctttctttctttctttctttctttctttctttctttctttctttctttctttctttctttctttctttctttctttctttctttctttctttctttctttctttctttctttctttctttcaggctcatttctttctttctttctttctttctttctttctttctttctttctttcaggctcatttctttctttctttctttctttctttctttctttctttctttcaggctcatttccttccttccttccttccttccttccttccttccttccttccttccttccttccttccttccttccttccttccttccttccttccttccttccttccttccttccttccttccttccatccttcgttctgcgtggatttaacacagaaccataaatcagctttacacaaaaacgtcatcaacgggaatttatcgtttttaccgcgagatgacaaattcttatcgtggggaatttttttgacggtttatcgtgaacggtaaaatatcacccattcctactgctcacaagtttgaaaaaagtccTGTCTGTTCCACAGTTGAACGGCTTCATCTTTGTCCCGTGTTGTATTTCACTGACAGACAACTCGTATCGAGCAGCAATCAGACAATGAGAACATGAGCATGAAAAAGGGATGAGATTATCATGGTGTCCTGTTCTTGTTTGTCCGTGTTTTACATCACAGACAGCACATTTGCAGAGAGTGTGGGGTCCAGCTGCCTGAGTGCGGCCCGTCTGAGTGCCTATCTGCCCCAGAGCAGCCACGACTCAGCCAATTACAACAACAACCAGCTTGAAAACAACCAGGCTGCTGCTGCCAAGATGGCCAACCTCCAGCTGAACAGCTACACTCAGCTCATCCCCTActgctcctccacctcttcctcctccactccGTCCTCGTCCGTCTCCACCACATTCCCCAGAGGGGTCCGGGGCCTTCCTTCCCTGCTGGACAATGACTTGCACTTTCACCCCGTTCGTGGCTCAGACGTGATTCTCTCGGCAGATCGTTCAGCCGCCTGCATCCATTTTCTGGACAGCACTCGGACTCTGGTTTTCAGCAACCGCCCGCTGCACACGGGCGAGACTCTGTACGTGGAGGTGGGCCACCTGGGCCTGCCTTATTTCGGGGCGTTATCCTTTGGTCTGACGTCCTGTGATCCGGCTTGTCTGCAAGCCGCGGACCTGCCGGCGgaccctgaggttctcctggaCCGGAAGGAGTACTGGGTGGTGCACCGAGGTTTCTCCATTCCTTGTTCTGGAGATGTGCTCACCTTCAGCCTGCTGCCGGGTGGAGAGGTGCACCACGGGGTGAACGGAGCGGGACGTGGCCGGCTGCTCTGCGTGGACTCTTCTCAGGTCCTGTGGGCCTTTTTCACCCTGCACGGGGCTGTCAACAGACTCAGGATACTTGGTAAGTGTGTTTAGAGCAAAACATGAGgtaatatctgtctgtctgtctgtctgtctgtctgtctgtctgtctgtctgtctgtctgtctgtctgtctgtctgtctgtctgtctgtctatctattaggggtgtaacaatatatcgtgccacgaaatttcgcgatacaaaaacgtcacgaaacttgtcgtggaggtgaaaaactgtatcgcgatattgggttattaatattaatccattgtgtttactagtaacgtgCATagtagtgccgtactgtggcgtatcactccgcccaatctaaaacatactaagcactacagataaactgactagtttaattatagtccctaatttacatcagaatataaagaatatatttataaaataatgaaccttgaattaccaaaataaccttcttaacaaaataaATCTACTCTTACACTTAAATAAACTTATAAGGTGAGcttgaatcaatcttttttattatgtaaaattgtatgcatttatttacttttatttatttatttaactttagttgttaaatttctggaaaagaaaaaagtcaaatcatgcatgagagaaactattcagtttgtggcaaaatatttgtacttgtatgaaactgaagatgcataatgcaaacctgacatttacttttagttcagtttgtggaaaatggttggcctggctttctctttaaaacttaaacagttataaagcattacaaactgtaacaatagggcaaaagtacagtattgttttgtattttgtgtcttttaaataaaagacaattttttccagtcacatgttcctcattcaaggttgttaaaaaaatactgctataatatcgtatcgtatcgttatcgtgacctcaatatcgtgtatcgtaccgtatcgtgagattagtgtatcgttacacccctattatctatctatctatctatctatctatctatctatctatctatctatctatctatctatctatctatctatctatctatctatctatctatctatctatctatctatctatctatctatctatctatctatctatctatctatctatgtcaTCTTTCAAAAGATCAAACAGAAAAATTAGAACATTTAGAAAGTAATGTGTTTAGATTTCCTGTGAATCAAAGTGAGTCGAGGCTAAAGAAATGTTTGGGTGTGGAAACCTTTTATTGAGGAAGGATAAGAAAATAAGGGTTGCATCAATCTTCATAATCAGTCCAATACCACAAAACAATTGAGCATATTTCCTGAAATGATGAAAGCATGATGTAGATCCCCCACCCCAACCGAAGCAGTGGATCTGAGTAGTTTTTGTTCACACGAGCTTGCTCAGCTTTGAGATGTGACCTATCCATCCAAGACCCATTACTCCCACACAGATTCCCATCAGCTCAGACCACATTCTCATCAGCTTttaacattgtttttcttttaaaaaaatatgcatATCCACTCTGACTGGTTAGAGGCAGTCAGAGTAAACCCATCAATACAGTTACATATACAGTTTACATATTGTAACTTTTAAATGCACTTTAAAATCTGGATATATGTTGATGTGTATTTGTCTTTGGGACACAGGAACTCTGCAGTCCAGTCCTTCCTCAACATCCCCCACCGCTTCTCAGAACAGCAGTCCAGACGACAGCGACTCAGACCTGGCGTTCAGCGTCAACAGATCCTCCTCGGCCTCTGAGTCCTCTCTGGGTGAGTTACTAAATGTTGACAGCATTCCTTAGGGGACACTGTATATAAAACCCCTTCACAAGATCCCCGTGGGAGGGTGTagagatgcagcagctctgtaggGTAGTACTGCTATGTGACACTTGAGAACTCATGGGAAAGATGTCTCACTTTTGACAAGGCAATAAAAGCTTTCTTTTGCATTATTTTAGCATTGAGGGTGAACTTTGCAACCGCTAAACGTCTTAtacattaaacatttttttgtctgcattttTAACTGAACACTTTTCACACTAGATGACTAGAGAATGTGATGGTCAAATTTGATTGATGTGTCGCTACATGGAACTAAAAAAAACCCACTATTACAGTCGCTGAGATCTGAGCTTGTAATAATGAATGATTGaattaattgtttatttcggttacattacattatttgcaattcaaactgtgtgtgtgtgtgtgtgtgtgtaaatgacaaaacactttcatacaagtttacactcatcagtttcacacaaaaaataataataaactctgtaaccgaaaaaggaataggctgaagccaaagcttatatttgcctaccctgtactttccaacagaaaacccagattatctgcaatatgaaaagaaacaaaaagagaaatttccctttaaattgttctgcttaaccaaattatactccaatcatttagcattgtaatccttaattattttacttttcaatatttttttaaaattcaacagagatttacacagtttcacttcatcactaagttgattccataatttgaatAATCATCCTAGAACAGCAGCAAGCCCCAGAGTACTCTGTGTATTTGCATCCGTGTCTGCTTCCATTTTAAGAAAGTCTCTTATATTTTCTTGCTTGTCCTTCAGTGACCGCTCCCAGCTCTCCTCTCAGTCCTCCCACCTCTCCCTGTCTCACCGCCTCAGAGCTGCCCTCTGCTGGTAAAAACGGAGAATGCACCATCTGCTTTGACCAAGAGGTGGACACGGTTATCTACACCTGTGGACACATGTGTCTGTGCAACGAATGTGGACTGAAACTGAAGAGGAAGATCAATGCATGCTGCCCAATATGCAGGAGGCCCATCAAAGATGTTATCAAAACATATCGACCGTGATGGCACACATGTTTTAATGGGTGTGATGGCTTGTCCGGATGTCACCAACTGTTGACCCTTCTCAGGCTTTGCTGGACATTGATCTTGATGCCAATCAGAGATTAGCCACACAAGGACATTATTGTGCCTCTTATACTTTCATTTTGTATGGTCAAATTCAATCTGGACTCTGACGAGATTCCTCATACACAGAACCGGAAACTCATCTTAAAATATGAACCGTCCGCACAGATGAGTCCATGCGACGAAGAAATAAGAGATGAACCTAATTTCCATTTGATGTCTGTCATGTCACTTGTATTTGTCGAGCAGAAGAGCCTGCTTTGAAATGTTTGTCTGTATCCCGATTCTTCTAGATTTACATGTGCTTCAGCAGAATATGTGGGCCATCCTCTATGACTTCTAGTGCCTTAGATTTTTgtcacttttttgtttttgtccaagTAACTATACTAAGAATCCTAGCCATATTTTTGATGAAGTTGCTGAAGGTTGGCATGAAGACGACTCAGACATATATAGTTTGTACAGCTTTAGCTGTAACGGTAAGTAGATTGaaggctgcaggagtgtgtaaGTGGGTGCAATGCTGTGTTTTAGGAGAGGTGTGACCTGAAGGGGCTGATGGGGTAAGGGATCATCTGGATTTGCACATTACTGTAAGAGATGAATAAATGTGGTCTGAATAAAGTGTGTCTAGTTTTAATCATGAGAAAGCacaaatttaaatgtttttaaggaAGATTATTTATAATCAGCTTTGTTCAGTCCCTTATGATGGATACTACTGATCTTGACTGTGCATGggagttaaaatacaatttaatgTAGGAAAAAAATGCAATGACATTacactttccattttaattaagCTAATCAAGTTTTAAATAGCTAAAATCAATAAATAGCATTTGCTATATTATATAGTAACAGTATCAGAGTGAAGTATTGCTGATACATGAgcccgtttttatttatttgacatttGAACAAAACATATGTTAGTAGAGCAGCAATCTCTGATAACAGAAAGGCTATACCCTCTTTTGATATTTTTCCTTAAGTAAAGGTAAGATTTTGATGGCTTTTGTGCCCATATCCAGACCAAAGGTGCCGTCAATACCCTCTCACAAAAGCTTGCTTCCTGGAAATCAAAGTGAAATGAAATCCAGACGAACCGGACTAATTCTTTGTATTGAAGAGGAAAAGGTCAGGTTGGCTGGCCAGACTGCTTTGAAACATCGATGAGatttcaaataaataataactttaacttCTAATGAAAATTGAGGAATATGAAAGCAGAAATAGCAATTCATTTTGAAAATTGAGGAATATGAAAGCAGAAATAGCAATTCATTTTGAAAATTGAGGAATATGAAAGCAGAAATAGCaattaattttgtattttttggatGTAATGTGTAATGAGCAAGTAATATTGTAGGAAAGTCTAACCACTGAGGCGCTAACGGCTTATGCCATTTTTGAAAACTGCACACGTGTACATCTAAACAACTAAATCAATTTTATAGCAGATTTTGATAAACCACATTACCGGACGAATATAATATAACAAACTgcttttacatttaaaacataatatttaatttaaattaaaaaaatatatttagtgGTCTGACTTccagtttttctgtttgtgtgtCATCACTCTTTTCAGTTGGGAGTATTGTTGCTGACTCATTTATACATTTTCAGTAGTCTTTCAGTCTTTTGTGTTTCTTCTTATTTGTAGCTGAAAATCACCGAGCTGTGTTGCTGAACCAAGGTGTTTTTCCCAGAAGTCACCAGAGACTAAAAACAAGAACGGGATTAGAACTAAAAAACACATTCAGTGTGAAAATGCAGTGCGAATGCTGAGTCTGGGGAAAAGAGCTGAAATGTAGCTATGGAAGAAGTTTGTACAAAATATGTAAAACTCGGTCATTTCAAAAGACTGTTGTTGGAAAGTTGTtccaaaatcaaaatcaaatgatGAAACAATACTGCATTAACATAATGATGTGTTAAACTAATACTACAAataactaataataaaaaaggcatCTTTAAACATAACATTTAATTATTATAcacaatattaaataaaaagatatggTTTTATTCAAAATACTCTATTAGCTTGTAACTATAAGTTCAAGGTTCTAGTATTTAAAGTCAACATTGAGGTATAAGTTGAATTAACACCAGAAAGTCCATTAATGACATGAAAACAGACAATTCTGAGCATTTTTGGGTGCAGCCCCCCGATGTGCCATAAAAAACACCCACATGTCAAATTGTTGAGCTCACTGAAGATATTATTGCTAACGAAGTCAGAGCCTAACGTTAATGAGACAATGAAAAGGTGCAGTCTATTCTCTTGTTACTTCCAGACAAAAGAAGCAGATCAAAGGTCTGGAGTTGAAAACACTTATTGAGTTGATACTTTGCAGCTGTTTGACTCGAGCTACCAATATGAAGTCCAAGGGAGTCTCAGTGTCAGTGAAGGAAGCCATCATTTGGCTGATAAACAACATAAAAGAGATATCAAAACCTTAGATGTGACCAGATCAACAGTTTGGTGCATTCTTAAAAGAAATAACGCTCTTTTGTGCCTGACAACAAAAGGCCTGGAAGGCCACAGAGGGCGGCTTTGGTGTATTAAAGATTATGGTCTTATTTATCATGATGT
Coding sequences within:
- the neurl1b gene encoding E3 ubiquitin-protein ligase NEURL1B isoform X1 yields the protein MGSSQSSNVGISSGLCNLPLSSKEKKLNRSTDETTLQPRPVATRQYYSLPNHGASVERRTSAPPVSISLESTRFHPHAKGKNIRLDGQLRRATRKNSFCNGITFSHRPVHLYEKVRIRLTGVHTGWSGALRFGFTSMDPSELVAADIPKYACPDLVTRPGYWAKALPERLALKDNILSFWADRHGRVFYSINDGEPILFHCGLSIGCPLWAIIDIYGITQEVTLLDSTFAESVGSSCLSAARLSAYLPQSSHDSANYNNNQLENNQAAAAKMANLQLNSYTQLIPYCSSTSSSSTPSSSVSTTFPRGVRGLPSLLDNDLHFHPVRGSDVILSADRSAACIHFLDSTRTLVFSNRPLHTGETLYVEVGHLGLPYFGALSFGLTSCDPACLQAADLPADPEVLLDRKEYWVVHRGFSIPCSGDVLTFSLLPGGEVHHGVNGAGRGRLLCVDSSQVLWAFFTLHGAVNRLRILGTLQSSPSSTSPTASQNSSPDDSDSDLAFSVNRSSSASESSLVTAPSSPLSPPTSPCLTASELPSAGKNGECTICFDQEVDTVIYTCGHMCLCNECGLKLKRKINACCPICRRPIKDVIKTYRP
- the neurl1b gene encoding E3 ubiquitin-protein ligase NEURL1B isoform X2, with the translated sequence MGNTTPKPLIETTLQPRPVATRQYYSLPNHGASVERRTSAPPVSISLESTRFHPHAKGKNIRLDGQLRRATRKNSFCNGITFSHRPVHLYEKVRIRLTGVHTGWSGALRFGFTSMDPSELVAADIPKYACPDLVTRPGYWAKALPERLALKDNILSFWADRHGRVFYSINDGEPILFHCGLSIGCPLWAIIDIYGITQEVTLLDSTFAESVGSSCLSAARLSAYLPQSSHDSANYNNNQLENNQAAAAKMANLQLNSYTQLIPYCSSTSSSSTPSSSVSTTFPRGVRGLPSLLDNDLHFHPVRGSDVILSADRSAACIHFLDSTRTLVFSNRPLHTGETLYVEVGHLGLPYFGALSFGLTSCDPACLQAADLPADPEVLLDRKEYWVVHRGFSIPCSGDVLTFSLLPGGEVHHGVNGAGRGRLLCVDSSQVLWAFFTLHGAVNRLRILGTLQSSPSSTSPTASQNSSPDDSDSDLAFSVNRSSSASESSLVTAPSSPLSPPTSPCLTASELPSAGKNGECTICFDQEVDTVIYTCGHMCLCNECGLKLKRKINACCPICRRPIKDVIKTYRP